The Triticum aestivum cultivar Chinese Spring chromosome 7B, IWGSC CS RefSeq v2.1, whole genome shotgun sequence genome window below encodes:
- the LOC123159556 gene encoding uncharacterized protein, with translation MGAKTTSCFTFLMEALVLPTRNPKLFAPILILLAIIAFLVPAVNVVLIQPLTAEMLRHVTEMQTTDPSSAEFARLLEEIRQEARELVLIAVGLFFVTLALVFAKQILAFSAASTTYSGDRYSLAELLRRVTEWGNLRGPLVTMGVVTALQLTFMALLGTYLATVMRHAGALSVQGALFVLAFLAFMYFGVVAVVGVAVSVADGGCRGVRALLRAWRLMTRVSRKEGALLAAVMVLLSTAVSPVYALALVYAKKSMAVGLCLLFGYALLSATVELFYMAAATVYCYEAMESKEVVLAFDGYAKIPSGEANV, from the coding sequence ATGGGTGCCAAGACCACCTCATGCTTCACCTTCCTCATGGAAGCGCTGGTCCTCCCCACGCGAAACCCCAAGCTCTTCGCCCCCATCCTCATCCTCCTGGCCATCATCGCCTTCCTCGTCCCCGCGGTCAACGTGGTCCTCATCCAGCCGCTCACCGCTGAGATGCTCCGCCACGTCACCGAGATGCAGACCACCGACCCCTCGAGCGCCGAGTTCGCCAGGCTCCTCGAGGAGATACGGCAGGAGGCCAGGGAGCTCGTCCTCATCGCCGTCGGCCTCTTTTTCGTCACCCTAGCTCTCGTCTTCGCCAAGCAGATCCTCGCCTTCTCCGCGGCCTCCACGACTTACTCCGGCGACCGCTACTCGCTCGCGGAGCTCCTCCGAAGGGTGACCGAGTGGGGCAATCTGAGGGGCCCTCTCGTCACCATGGGCGTGGTCACCGCGCTCCAGCTCACGTTCATGGCGCTACTGGGCACCTACCTCGCCACCGTCATGCGCCACGCGGGGGCGCTCTCCGTGCAAGGCGCGCTCTTCGTCCTCGCCTTCCTGGCCTTCATGTACTTCGGGGTGGTGGCCGTGGTGGGCGTCGCCGTGTCGGTGGCCGACGGGGGGTGCCGCGGCGTGCGCGCGCTCCTGCGGGCGTGGCGGCTCATGACGCGGGTGAGCAGGAAGGAGGGCGCCCTGCTGGCGGCGGTGATGGTCCTCCTGTCGACCGCTGTGAGCCCGGTGTACGCGCTAGCGCTCGTGTACGCCAAGAAGAGCATGGCGGTGGGGCTGTGCCTGCTGTTTGGGTATGCTCTTCTGTCTGCTACGGTGGAGCTGTTCTACATGGCGGCGGCCACTGTGTACTGCTATGAGGCCATGGAGAGCAAGGAGGTGGTCCTAGCTTTTGATGGCTATGCCAAGATACCTTCCGGTGAGGCAAATGTCTGA